In a single window of the Carassius gibelio isolate Cgi1373 ecotype wild population from Czech Republic chromosome A12, carGib1.2-hapl.c, whole genome shotgun sequence genome:
- the LOC128025768 gene encoding small integral membrane protein 36-like: MGLMQFYQEIDPVTLNLIILIASYVILLLVFLISCILYDCRGKDPSKEYVSEPPAPQQQSPIRLVVMQNSPASSRFNEQNNTAASSFAPLTPDMREKKSTLV, from the coding sequence ATGGGTCTCATGCAATTTTACCAGGAGATTGATCCAGTCACTCTAaacctcatcatcctcatcgccAGCTACGTCATCTTGCTTCTGGTCTTTCTCATCTCTTGCATCCTGTATGACTGCCGTGGCAAAGACCCTTCCAAGGAGTATGTTTCCGAGCCTCCTGCCCCCCAGCAGCAGTCTCCCATTCGGCTCGTGGTGATGCAAAACTCCCCGGCCTCGTCGCGTTTTAATGAGCAGAACAACACAGCTGCCTCCAGCTTCGCACCTCTGACCCCTGACATGCGCGAGAAGAAGAGCACGCTGGTCTGA